The proteins below come from a single Parachlamydiales bacterium genomic window:
- the hutU gene encoding urocanate hydratase translates to MYSRNEPPMTFDTFWKTYAHENSYRAPRGTELHAKSWQTEAPLRMLLNNLDAEVAEDPAHLVVYGGIGQAARSVEALKGIVKALLELKEDQTLLVQSGKAVGVLPTHAEAPRVLIANSNLVPHWATWENFNALRERGLIMYGQMTAGSWIYIGTQGIVQGTFETFAEAARRHFGGTLKNRLVVSGGLGGMGGAQPLAVTMNDGVFLGVDVDPARIERRIATRYLDKMTTHYDEAIRWSLEAKEQGIPLSIGLVGNIGLVLEKMNNDNIVPDLATDQTSAHDPLNGYVPTGYSLSSAADQRKADPATYLKHSLSSMAKHVEALLEMKKRGTIVFDYGNNLRGFAKEGGAENAFDIPGFVPEYIRPLFCEGKGPFRWAALSGNPKDIAVTDQALLELFPQDKNLARWLTAAKEKIAFQGLPARICWLGMGEREKAGLRFNELVKTGAVSAPLVIGRDHLDCGSVASPYRETENMLDGSDAISDWPILNALVNTASGATWVSFHHGGGVGIGFSQHAGMVIVADGTERAARCLGRVLHNDPAMGVIRHSDAGYEEAKKMSRNFGLDL, encoded by the coding sequence ATGTACAGCAGGAATGAACCTCCAATGACCTTTGACACTTTTTGGAAAACTTACGCCCACGAGAATTCTTATCGCGCACCGCGGGGGACAGAACTGCATGCAAAAAGTTGGCAGACGGAAGCCCCTTTAAGGATGCTGTTAAATAACCTCGATGCGGAAGTAGCTGAAGATCCTGCCCATCTCGTTGTCTATGGCGGGATCGGGCAGGCCGCCCGCAGTGTGGAAGCATTGAAAGGGATTGTCAAAGCTTTACTGGAACTTAAGGAAGACCAAACGCTGCTTGTTCAATCAGGAAAAGCTGTAGGAGTACTGCCCACGCATGCCGAAGCACCGCGTGTCCTTATCGCCAATAGCAATCTTGTTCCCCATTGGGCTACTTGGGAAAACTTCAATGCTTTACGAGAGCGCGGTTTAATCATGTATGGTCAAATGACAGCCGGCAGCTGGATCTACATTGGAACCCAGGGGATAGTCCAAGGGACATTCGAAACATTCGCAGAAGCTGCACGCCGTCACTTCGGCGGCACCTTGAAAAATCGCTTGGTCGTCAGCGGCGGTTTAGGCGGAATGGGAGGAGCGCAGCCCCTTGCTGTCACTATGAATGACGGAGTTTTCTTAGGAGTTGATGTGGACCCGGCGCGGATTGAACGCCGTATTGCAACACGTTATCTAGACAAGATGACGACCCATTATGATGAAGCCATACGCTGGTCCTTAGAAGCCAAAGAGCAAGGTATTCCCCTTTCCATAGGATTGGTAGGAAATATCGGCCTTGTCTTAGAAAAGATGAACAACGATAACATCGTGCCGGACTTGGCAACAGATCAGACGTCAGCCCACGATCCCCTAAATGGATATGTACCGACAGGATACTCCCTTTCATCTGCTGCAGATCAACGTAAAGCAGATCCTGCGACATATCTGAAACACTCCCTGTCAAGCATGGCAAAACATGTGGAAGCTTTGCTCGAAATGAAGAAGCGGGGGACCATAGTTTTCGATTATGGAAATAACTTGAGGGGATTTGCCAAAGAGGGAGGTGCAGAAAATGCATTTGATATTCCAGGATTTGTCCCGGAATATATCCGCCCCTTATTCTGTGAAGGGAAAGGTCCTTTCCGCTGGGCTGCACTTTCGGGCAATCCTAAAGATATTGCTGTGACAGACCAAGCTTTATTGGAACTTTTTCCCCAGGATAAGAACCTTGCCCGCTGGCTAACTGCAGCAAAAGAAAAGATAGCCTTCCAAGGTCTTCCTGCTCGTATTTGTTGGTTAGGAATGGGTGAAAGAGAAAAAGCCGGCCTCCGTTTTAACGAGCTTGTTAAAACAGGCGCCGTCTCCGCCCCGCTAGTCATCGGACGCGACCACCTGGATTGCGGTTCTGTTGCCTCCCCTTATCGCGAGACGGAAAATATGCTGGATGGTTCCGACGCTATCTCAGACTGGCCCATTCTCAATGCTCTTGTCAACACTGCGTCCGGTGCTACTTGGGTTTCCTTTCACCACGGCGGCGGCGTAGGTATAGGCTTTTCACAGCATGCAGGGATGGTTATCGTTGCAGATGGAACAGAGAGAGCTGCACGCTGTTTAGGACGTGTACTGCATAACGACCCTGCTATGGGAGTAATACGCCACTCCGATGCAGGCTATGAGGAAGCAAAGAAAATGAGCCGCAACTTCGGATTAGACTTATAA
- the hutH gene encoding histidine ammonia-lyase — translation MNKESDLKVIVLDGETLTIENAYKISMGAPIAIDTNCAEKIVRSRTLVEELAKGDKPVYGVNTGVGWLAGTKIPPNKQKILSRNVVISHAGGMGPSLDIHEIRLAMALRLNVFVKGYTGVRPILCKTLCDMINAHIYPYIPEYGSLGASGDLIPLSHIALAMLGEGLSFYQNELIETKIALKKAGIEPIVLETKEGLALINGTQVMLSVGGLATLVGYSLCRQADLAAALTYEAMVAHLDPLDPLIHRIRNHRYQAQTATNMLNVLKGSYLFDEDTKHLRVQDPYSLRCAPQVHGASRDIITYALDVCGCELNAATDNPLVDVANKKILSGGNFHGQPLAIAFDSACLGVAELANISERRIEVLLNPHLSNLPAFLAKNAGIDSGLMLTQYLAGSFVNENKVLSHPASTDSIPGNVGIEDHVSMGMTSARKLKTVVRNTRQVLGIECIVAAQAIDMRNITKLGVGTRKLYDIVRSEVPKLENDRCFKDELYFGSIALTRATEELCTAGMNLQ, via the coding sequence ATGAATAAAGAATCTGATCTTAAAGTTATAGTTCTGGATGGCGAAACACTGACTATTGAAAATGCGTATAAAATTTCGATGGGAGCTCCTATAGCAATCGATACGAATTGTGCAGAAAAAATTGTACGCAGCCGTACTTTAGTTGAAGAATTGGCGAAAGGGGATAAACCCGTCTATGGGGTAAATACAGGAGTAGGTTGGCTAGCGGGAACAAAAATCCCCCCCAATAAACAAAAGATCCTTTCTAGAAATGTCGTCATCAGCCATGCCGGCGGGATGGGGCCCTCACTGGATATTCACGAGATCCGCCTGGCGATGGCGCTACGCTTAAATGTATTTGTCAAAGGTTATACCGGTGTCAGACCTATCCTGTGCAAAACATTATGCGATATGATCAACGCCCATATCTATCCCTATATACCCGAATATGGGTCGTTGGGTGCTAGTGGAGATTTGATTCCCCTTTCTCATATAGCTCTAGCTATGCTGGGCGAAGGGCTCTCTTTTTATCAAAATGAATTGATCGAGACTAAGATAGCGTTAAAAAAAGCAGGGATCGAACCTATCGTCTTAGAAACAAAAGAAGGTTTAGCTCTGATAAATGGGACGCAAGTGATGCTTTCGGTAGGAGGATTGGCGACACTCGTGGGATATAGCCTCTGCCGCCAAGCAGACCTGGCCGCGGCTTTAACCTATGAGGCTATGGTTGCGCATCTTGACCCCTTGGATCCATTGATACACAGGATCCGAAACCACCGCTATCAAGCACAAACGGCAACAAATATGCTGAATGTACTCAAAGGTTCTTATCTATTCGATGAAGACACTAAGCATTTGCGCGTGCAAGACCCCTACTCACTCCGCTGCGCACCGCAGGTGCATGGTGCTAGCCGCGATATTATTACTTATGCTTTGGACGTTTGTGGATGTGAGCTGAATGCTGCTACAGATAATCCATTGGTCGATGTTGCCAACAAAAAAATCTTAAGCGGAGGCAATTTTCACGGACAGCCTTTAGCTATTGCTTTCGATTCAGCCTGCCTTGGTGTGGCCGAATTGGCTAATATTTCGGAACGACGTATAGAAGTCTTATTGAATCCCCACTTAAGCAATCTCCCCGCCTTTTTAGCCAAAAACGCAGGCATTGATTCCGGGTTAATGTTAACACAGTACTTGGCAGGATCTTTCGTGAATGAGAATAAGGTGTTATCTCATCCTGCATCCACAGATTCTATCCCCGGGAATGTAGGCATAGAAGATCATGTATCGATGGGAATGACATCTGCACGCAAACTGAAGACGGTAGTGCGCAACACACGGCAAGTTCTTGGAATAGAATGCATCGTCGCTGCACAAGCGATCGATATGCGGAACATTACAAAATTGGGTGTCGGAACTAGGAAATTGTACGATATCGTACGCAGCGAAGTCCCCAAATTAGAAAATGACCGCTGTTTCAAAGATGAATTATATTTTGGATCCATCGCTCTAACAAGAGCAACGGAGGAATTATGTACAGCAGGAATGAACCTCCAATGA
- a CDS encoding DMT family transporter, whose amino-acid sequence MENNGEIFLSRGWASIAGAIALALWAAESTIVMYLGEIPPLQLIAIVGGIGFLATLARVAFTNRWHTLRQPPKIWLVGIVSFTLVQACYASAFQYAPPAGVDMIYYLWPIEVIILSNIVIGERFTRSHIFASMIAMVGMTLLFMDIIGSDSIAWEYNHIIGYVLAFIASLAWTAYTLFTRRYSNLSSSMMGGYMGVSALVTAIGHFLFEKTVVPTSEQWMLMVFYGISLVGIAYLLWDYGLKRGHYQTLNVLSYMVPMGALTFLVLTGLTEPTTYLLCACACITLAALCTLAAEGSKAYKKRKTVKQKKMQERQESSSILEPIAMESA is encoded by the coding sequence ATGGAAAATAATGGTGAAATCTTCCTTTCACGCGGCTGGGCTAGCATCGCAGGCGCCATCGCTCTCGCCCTCTGGGCTGCAGAGTCTACCATCGTTATGTACTTAGGGGAAATACCACCCCTACAGCTCATCGCTATAGTGGGTGGCATCGGTTTTTTAGCAACCCTAGCTCGCGTTGCCTTCACTAATAGGTGGCATACCCTTAGACAACCCCCAAAAATCTGGCTTGTCGGAATTGTTTCCTTCACTCTCGTTCAAGCTTGCTACGCCTCTGCCTTTCAATACGCTCCCCCTGCTGGCGTAGATATGATTTATTACCTGTGGCCCATCGAGGTCATTATCCTTTCCAACATCGTGATCGGCGAACGCTTCACGCGCAGCCATATTTTTGCTTCGATGATTGCCATGGTAGGAATGACCCTGCTATTCATGGACATCATTGGCAGCGATAGCATCGCTTGGGAATATAATCACATTATCGGCTATGTCCTCGCTTTTATTGCTTCGCTTGCTTGGACAGCTTATACCCTTTTTACCCGCCGCTATTCCAACCTTTCAAGCTCCATGATGGGCGGCTATATGGGAGTTTCCGCCTTAGTCACAGCAATTGGCCACTTCCTCTTTGAAAAAACTGTAGTCCCTACTTCTGAGCAGTGGATGCTTATGGTTTTCTACGGAATTAGCTTGGTCGGCATTGCCTACCTCTTGTGGGACTATGGCCTTAAAAGAGGCCACTATCAAACATTGAACGTTCTCTCTTATATGGTCCCTATGGGCGCCCTCACTTTCCTTGTACTTACCGGATTGACTGAGCCTACGACGTACCTTTTATGTGCTTGTGCCTGCATTACTCTTGCCGCTCTGTGTACACTAGCAGCGGAAGGAAGCAAAGCGTATAAAAAACGTAAAACAGTCAAACAAAAGAAAATGCAGGAAAGGCAGGAATCATCCTCAATCCTTGAACCTATTGCGATGGAAAGTGCTTAG
- a CDS encoding Lpg1974 family pore-forming outer membrane protein, giving the protein MWNFAKKLALAGVSTLLVATASLSAAYNDCYDYNNNYNCCNNASNDFCCGDWSFEAEFLYWRTYVDELPVGRSFSSTTNAPTTVAIPGDGTISVTNGSSQRYFTKYLDPKWRPGTRLTLGYQNPGSCWDWKFAWTWLYSKSKASLTDDALLDSEINEPAWASGATPPFSTTGALPILGSRISGDWGLSYNAFEIGVGYSFGACCDQFHVRPHFDIKVASIRQKATFRTETAFTGFPVTTPVVGFAPFDLTDQVQLTRDYVGVGPQIGLDLHYTLCGGLGLYAKAAAALLYAEPQIKFRGKIKTESPIAALNYDNNETSRSRSDPRHVNLNTTLGLGLEYSRWICDCSYRVFFKLGWEHQLYTNQNQFHRAVLAPGAVSGLSDIIFPVENGDLSLYGLTASVGFDY; this is encoded by the coding sequence ATGTGGAACTTTGCTAAGAAACTCGCATTGGCGGGAGTATCAACTTTGCTAGTCGCAACAGCATCCTTGTCGGCTGCCTACAACGACTGCTATGACTACAACAATAACTATAACTGCTGCAATAACGCCTCGAATGACTTCTGCTGTGGAGACTGGTCTTTCGAAGCTGAATTTCTATACTGGAGAACTTACGTCGACGAATTACCCGTCGGTCGTTCTTTCTCAAGCACCACCAATGCCCCTACAACTGTGGCTATTCCAGGTGATGGTACAATTTCTGTAACTAATGGCTCATCCCAAAGATATTTCACAAAATATCTTGATCCAAAATGGAGACCAGGTACTCGCCTTACTCTAGGCTACCAAAATCCAGGCAGCTGCTGGGATTGGAAATTTGCTTGGACATGGTTGTATTCAAAGTCTAAAGCATCTCTTACTGATGATGCGTTACTAGATTCAGAAATCAACGAACCAGCTTGGGCTAGTGGTGCAACACCTCCATTTAGTACAACAGGTGCATTGCCAATTCTAGGAAGCAGAATCTCAGGCGACTGGGGCTTAAGCTACAATGCTTTTGAAATCGGCGTAGGCTATTCTTTTGGCGCTTGCTGCGATCAATTCCATGTAAGACCACACTTTGATATTAAAGTTGCTTCTATACGTCAAAAAGCAACTTTCCGTACAGAGACAGCTTTTACAGGCTTCCCGGTTACAACTCCAGTTGTAGGCTTTGCACCATTCGATCTGACCGACCAAGTTCAGTTGACAAGAGATTATGTTGGTGTTGGTCCACAAATTGGTCTTGACCTGCATTACACTCTTTGCGGTGGATTAGGATTATATGCTAAAGCTGCAGCAGCATTGTTGTACGCTGAGCCACAAATCAAATTCCGCGGTAAAATTAAGACAGAGTCACCTATTGCTGCTCTTAACTATGACAACAATGAAACAAGTAGAAGCCGTTCAGATCCACGTCATGTCAACCTCAATACAACATTGGGACTTGGCCTAGAATATAGCCGTTGGATTTGCGACTGCAGCTACCGCGTATTCTTCAAGTTAGGTTGGGAACACCAATTGTACACAAACCAGAACCAATTCCACCGTGCAGTACTTGCACCTGGTGCAGTTTCAGGACTAAGCGACATCATTTTCCCAGTTGAAAATGGTGACTTGTCCTTATACGGTTTGACAGCTTCTGTCGGTTTTGATTACTAA
- a CDS encoding biotin transporter BioY, whose amino-acid sequence MTTILEKLRFSQVLPNSFLANTCAVVSGAVALSVLSQVSIPLYPVSITLQTFGVMLLGLFLTPKNAFFACLAYLSAATAGLPVLSAGHVNPLWILEPAAGYLLSFPFAAYLTSVCVRNSYLLSGIAIGQAVTFMMGVAWLSALIGVENAFWYGFVLFIPGTLLKSAAAYCVGKAKSL is encoded by the coding sequence GTGACTACTATTTTAGAGAAATTGCGTTTTTCCCAAGTTCTGCCAAATAGCTTTTTAGCTAATACCTGCGCTGTTGTATCCGGAGCAGTTGCTCTGTCAGTTCTTTCACAAGTCTCTATCCCGCTTTATCCTGTGTCCATTACTCTACAAACCTTTGGCGTCATGCTTCTCGGTCTTTTCCTTACCCCAAAAAATGCATTTTTTGCGTGCCTAGCTTATCTTTCGGCTGCAACAGCGGGCTTGCCAGTACTTTCTGCTGGACATGTCAATCCCTTATGGATCCTAGAGCCAGCTGCGGGATATCTATTGAGCTTTCCATTTGCTGCATACCTTACATCTGTCTGTGTTAGAAATTCCTATTTGCTTTCAGGAATTGCCATTGGTCAAGCTGTGACCTTTATGATGGGCGTCGCGTGGCTATCAGCGCTAATAGGCGTTGAGAATGCCTTCTGGTATGGTTTTGTTCTATTCATTCCTGGGACACTTTTAAAGTCTGCTGCGGCCTACTGCGTCGGTAAAGCAAAATCACTTTAA
- a CDS encoding DUF2892 domain-containing protein, whose product MTPNIGTPDRLIRLTIAIVLFVLAWYYASWILLAFAVFTLYEAIAGWCLFFQLIGKNSCDLKR is encoded by the coding sequence ATGACACCAAATATTGGAACACCAGACAGGCTAATACGCCTTACCATTGCAATCGTCCTTTTTGTGTTAGCTTGGTACTATGCTAGCTGGATACTCCTAGCCTTTGCAGTATTTACACTCTACGAAGCAATAGCAGGATGGTGCTTGTTTTTCCAACTTATCGGAAAAAACAGCTGCGATTTGAAGAGGTAG